One genomic segment of Pagrus major chromosome 13, Pma_NU_1.0 includes these proteins:
- the arfip2b gene encoding arfaptin-2b isoform X1, producing the protein MTDSIMSKAATMEIPINSNGDTGTLPEDDSLEQAAKLQWSLDEKLGSSRGTRDLQQVMVSGPNLNETSIVSGGYGGTAEGIIPTSSIKGSNMHHSSSSSSMTAEESTRGVAVEKLETMKKWGINTYKCTKQMISERFGRGSRTVDLELEAQIEVLRDTKRKYENVLRLARALTNHFYNMVQTQHALGDTFADLSQKSPELRDEFGYNAETQKLLCKNGETLLGAVNFFVSSINTLVNKTMEDTLMTIKMYENARLEFDAYRSDLEELSLGPRDAVAMARIDAAQEQYQLQKEKYERLRSDVIIKLKFLEENKVKVMHKQLLLFHNAISAYFAGNQQQLEQTLKQFNIKLRPPGADKPSWLEEQ; encoded by the exons ATGACAGACAGCATTATGAGTAAAGCTGCCACAATGGAGATTCCAATCAACAGTAATGGTGACACAGGGACACTACCAGAGGACGACAGCCTTGAACAG GCTGCAAAACTGCAGTGGAGCTTAGATGAGAAGTTAGGGAGCTCCAGAGGCACCAGG GACCTACAGCAGGTGATGGTATCGGGTCCCAATCTCAATGAGACTAGCATTGTATCCGGGGGTTATGGTGGAACAGCAGAGGGTATCATCCCCACCAGCTCAATCAAAG GTTCCAACAtgcaccacagcagcagcagctcgtcAATGACAGCAGAGGAATCGACCCGCGGTGTTGCTGTTGAAAAACTAGAAACAATGAAGAAGTGGGGCATCAACACTTACAAG TGTACAAAACAAATGATCTCAGAGCGTTTCGGTCGGGGTTCCCGGACTGTGGACCTGGAGCTGGAGGCCCAGATTGAGGTGTTGAGAGACACTAAAAGGAAATATGAGAATGTGCTGCGATTGGCCAGAGCGCTGACCAACCACTTCTACAACATGGTGCAGACGCAGCATGCACTGGGTGACACCTTTGCTGACCTCAGTCAGAAATCTCCAGAGCTACGG GACGAGTTTGGCTACAATGCAGAGACTCAGAAGCTGCTGTGTAAGAATGGGGAGACTCTACTTGGTGCCGTTAACTTCTTTGTGTCCAGCATCAACACACTGGTCAACAAGACCATGGAGGACACCTTGATGACAATCAAGATGTATGAAAATGCCAG ATTGGAGTTTGATGCCTACCGGTCAGACCTGGAGGAACTGAGTTTGGGTCCAAGGGACGCTGTAGCCATGGCTCGCATCGATGCTGCTCAGGAACAGTACCAGCTCCAGAAGGAGAAGTATGAACGCCTCCGCTCCGACGTCATCATTAAACTCAAGTTCCTGGAGGAGAATAAG GTGAAGGTGATGCATAagcagctcctcctcttccataaCGCCATCTCGGCGTACTTTGCTGGcaaccagcagcagctggagcagaCGCTGAAGCAGTTCAACATAAAGTTGAGGCCCCCAGGGGCCGACAAGCCCTCTTGGTTAGAGGAGCAGTAA
- the arfip2b gene encoding arfaptin-2b isoform X3: MTDSIMSKAATMEIPINSNGDTGTLPEDDSLEQAAKLQWSLDEKLGSSRGTRDLQQVMVSGPNLNETSIVSGGYGGTAEGIIPTSSIKDLRMKARRSSVSSSSSFTCHIASQSHEFKGSNMHHSSSSSSMTAEESTRGVAVEKLETMKKWGINTYKCTKQMISERFGRGSRTVDLELEAQIEVLRDTKRKYENVLRLARALTNHFYNMVQTQHALGDTFADLSQKSPELRDEFGYNAETQKLLCKNGETLLGAVNFFVSSINTLVNKTMEDTLMTIKMYENARLEFDAYRSDLEELSLGPRDAVAMARIDAAQEQYQLQKEKYERLRSDVIIKLKFLEENKVKVMHKQLLLFHNAISAYFAGNQQQLEQTLKQFNIKLRPPGADKPSWLEEQ, encoded by the exons ATGACAGACAGCATTATGAGTAAAGCTGCCACAATGGAGATTCCAATCAACAGTAATGGTGACACAGGGACACTACCAGAGGACGACAGCCTTGAACAG GCTGCAAAACTGCAGTGGAGCTTAGATGAGAAGTTAGGGAGCTCCAGAGGCACCAGG GACCTACAGCAGGTGATGGTATCGGGTCCCAATCTCAATGAGACTAGCATTGTATCCGGGGGTTATGGTGGAACAGCAGAGGGTATCATCCCCACCAGCTCAATCAAAG ACCTGCGTATGAAGGCCAGACGAAGTAGCGTTTCCTCAAGCAGTTCTTTCACCTGCCATATAGCAAGCCAATCACATGAATTCAAAG GTTCCAACAtgcaccacagcagcagcagctcgtcAATGACAGCAGAGGAATCGACCCGCGGTGTTGCTGTTGAAAAACTAGAAACAATGAAGAAGTGGGGCATCAACACTTACAAG TGTACAAAACAAATGATCTCAGAGCGTTTCGGTCGGGGTTCCCGGACTGTGGACCTGGAGCTGGAGGCCCAGATTGAGGTGTTGAGAGACACTAAAAGGAAATATGAGAATGTGCTGCGATTGGCCAGAGCGCTGACCAACCACTTCTACAACATGGTGCAGACGCAGCATGCACTGGGTGACACCTTTGCTGACCTCAGTCAGAAATCTCCAGAGCTACGG GACGAGTTTGGCTACAATGCAGAGACTCAGAAGCTGCTGTGTAAGAATGGGGAGACTCTACTTGGTGCCGTTAACTTCTTTGTGTCCAGCATCAACACACTGGTCAACAAGACCATGGAGGACACCTTGATGACAATCAAGATGTATGAAAATGCCAG ATTGGAGTTTGATGCCTACCGGTCAGACCTGGAGGAACTGAGTTTGGGTCCAAGGGACGCTGTAGCCATGGCTCGCATCGATGCTGCTCAGGAACAGTACCAGCTCCAGAAGGAGAAGTATGAACGCCTCCGCTCCGACGTCATCATTAAACTCAAGTTCCTGGAGGAGAATAAG GTGAAGGTGATGCATAagcagctcctcctcttccataaCGCCATCTCGGCGTACTTTGCTGGcaaccagcagcagctggagcagaCGCTGAAGCAGTTCAACATAAAGTTGAGGCCCCCAGGGGCCGACAAGCCCTCTTGGTTAGAGGAGCAGTAA
- the arfip2b gene encoding arfaptin-2b isoform X2: protein MTDSIMSKAATMEIPINSNGDTGTLPEDDSLEQDLQQVMVSGPNLNETSIVSGGYGGTAEGIIPTSSIKGSNMHHSSSSSSMTAEESTRGVAVEKLETMKKWGINTYKCTKQMISERFGRGSRTVDLELEAQIEVLRDTKRKYENVLRLARALTNHFYNMVQTQHALGDTFADLSQKSPELRDEFGYNAETQKLLCKNGETLLGAVNFFVSSINTLVNKTMEDTLMTIKMYENARLEFDAYRSDLEELSLGPRDAVAMARIDAAQEQYQLQKEKYERLRSDVIIKLKFLEENKVKVMHKQLLLFHNAISAYFAGNQQQLEQTLKQFNIKLRPPGADKPSWLEEQ from the exons ATGACAGACAGCATTATGAGTAAAGCTGCCACAATGGAGATTCCAATCAACAGTAATGGTGACACAGGGACACTACCAGAGGACGACAGCCTTGAACAG GACCTACAGCAGGTGATGGTATCGGGTCCCAATCTCAATGAGACTAGCATTGTATCCGGGGGTTATGGTGGAACAGCAGAGGGTATCATCCCCACCAGCTCAATCAAAG GTTCCAACAtgcaccacagcagcagcagctcgtcAATGACAGCAGAGGAATCGACCCGCGGTGTTGCTGTTGAAAAACTAGAAACAATGAAGAAGTGGGGCATCAACACTTACAAG TGTACAAAACAAATGATCTCAGAGCGTTTCGGTCGGGGTTCCCGGACTGTGGACCTGGAGCTGGAGGCCCAGATTGAGGTGTTGAGAGACACTAAAAGGAAATATGAGAATGTGCTGCGATTGGCCAGAGCGCTGACCAACCACTTCTACAACATGGTGCAGACGCAGCATGCACTGGGTGACACCTTTGCTGACCTCAGTCAGAAATCTCCAGAGCTACGG GACGAGTTTGGCTACAATGCAGAGACTCAGAAGCTGCTGTGTAAGAATGGGGAGACTCTACTTGGTGCCGTTAACTTCTTTGTGTCCAGCATCAACACACTGGTCAACAAGACCATGGAGGACACCTTGATGACAATCAAGATGTATGAAAATGCCAG ATTGGAGTTTGATGCCTACCGGTCAGACCTGGAGGAACTGAGTTTGGGTCCAAGGGACGCTGTAGCCATGGCTCGCATCGATGCTGCTCAGGAACAGTACCAGCTCCAGAAGGAGAAGTATGAACGCCTCCGCTCCGACGTCATCATTAAACTCAAGTTCCTGGAGGAGAATAAG GTGAAGGTGATGCATAagcagctcctcctcttccataaCGCCATCTCGGCGTACTTTGCTGGcaaccagcagcagctggagcagaCGCTGAAGCAGTTCAACATAAAGTTGAGGCCCCCAGGGGCCGACAAGCCCTCTTGGTTAGAGGAGCAGTAA